In Callospermophilus lateralis isolate mCalLat2 chromosome 18, mCalLat2.hap1, whole genome shotgun sequence, one DNA window encodes the following:
- the Wdr87 gene encoding WD repeat-containing protein 87, whose product MSSPRLIPTWKDFKNAVNDIIEEKKQPSDDSNKEIIVLSDRSQTLFKESRYPQNMPVVCHYFTEAYFFASLSWVTSYTKEIQAVVWMKSKSEDMVEKKTFSMTERLPPIQSMVHAGSFHILVVYCGDLLLRLFGDHFRAFKPLGIVPCRFNINCLCYDPEVKMLLSGILGGVVTWVIEQSGRGLQIANMFSMPGDEVVQDIVLNGPNGSLLALCETVVRVLEHQGQGHLGEAKKFLSSSGSSITCCFTCIDQGFLYAGNKSGEIQVWSLTRSHPLHSFKAHSSLVVCIHSRPEAHTLLTAGREGTIKEWNLTSGNLLRRLELGEELYDLQFIDDTTFFCQTTHSFSLRRLPFFYTLFNVCGSTPQQVRRICCGENWFRILCTTEDGLLRFVSPLTGELLILTWPFSILDNAVDWAYDPGKEELFVATGGSEVLVFDTTRCPCPAKYLLGTSPDSHDFVQCLAYGHFHLGRGLEGLIFSGHQSGMIRVLSQHSCARVEKLVHFGAVLALSTMSGGILASRENTLLCSYGMDDYIHLSEAVLSEIRVQLQPLASILSSCHLKHLILLPKSVGAITDTSRLRLWKFHDFLSSVSQESSKFIETLPLHQCAITSFDVCLPLSLFVTGGIDGSVRIWDFHGRLIAMLDSSLHFGPLCFANDRGDLLVTFNQSLYLVSCLKLLPSSVLSRLSFMTMTDEVLEAPKPFIPGFFFSFETMFVPKYIYHVRRKQELVGLKTLVNKRAIAFDHSVPHVIEEDKNGGPVLLHTTTHDTLEKTGTDGTEMKKPHHTHYVAPPQLQLTYWDGLNPYQILRCYFGHGRKWLLAPDCYIPNSVIRARLWPEGCPIYLQCNLHSPMRELEWEKSEPFFFWHGRGRAVSDLGEFAQEEDESLIKSRIIRDINEGLLTDAANRSWLGRKMSEMNEIAVSSLIETILSVMIHAVPLKYQCCIGALGQIFASYQVSPPLRSETAHRLLDDTTNSNPLIRELAWEGLKRLGMITHLFALPLAQGLMDKDQRVRSKALSLMADTGIHTKTSLLNLIQKEETYRDMQQEMVGEESLDLLLGMRPSDLQILHTQVEQRLNENLTLAKGDKKPDFSLDVSKISEQIYPPTQHLSFSEEYEFKPSKGPKRSRGGGRKQTRKWLRSLRRMKEGDTKQIGIEPGPVEGESEEVPIEIEDIISRSSTVSLIKGSREAELSDRDSSKEHIALTLKMLKKTRVKRGKKATAQKPTRVHKKKRSEPEELIEEPLHPVVEKQVAKKVKVSGRGASGVAGQRVIPGDISTWRDDLCRLMTLRISGSQTKMSEDLNRELVTVAQEMLADRRPSWELFQKICPVLKKESEEVLEDEDWDEVWPEERTISIHEEAIREDMVIRGKEEISKEQEEEQKEEKDMQGLEEVITKKGKKKKVLFLESGDLVKGKPKSKKEEKKPEKKPSKKVSRQEKKISQEEKRVSKKEREMIKGEREVIEQIRKRAKPKKEVVEPEEKKDKVERKLSWQEWKKSWDQWRQAYNERKIPWDQWKQEWDSSHVQEEEDEGELMPDEETQKGKKKLTWDEWKQIWERLMPSKSKDEKEWTLEEEVSEESEEEEELVTAEQRQIQEEQKQARINKEHAKDERKRAKEERKLAKEEEKLAQEERKLAQEERKLAQEYLKAFLRDGKMAQGEGTFAYKEEKLAEREENLNQEAERVAQKKKKLAKKSEKIAQQEEKLAKKAEKIADTKNVLGKKMDILTFKETSLEGQEKELGKEMKGLAWDMEELARKEIPLIEEEGRLVEEKKKLDQEEETLASQEGNLIMEEDKLAQEEELLIQEEDKLAQDKEKMPEKEKDLAKRREKLMQNKEELAQEWQTLNHNKEELAQNKKRLVQKEENLAEEKKKLAQEKEKLAQRKNNFLHIKEKISQGREQLAQLKIKMDVYKEKIVQGEQRLKKEQEAVARKKEKLAAREKKLIQTDAILGEKQVKLAQEKMQLAEEKKAMFQEKKLLREEQDIAKEEKALNTEMQKVVQERTRLNEIEMLSTKGEIPEQAKLTELEMAQMKKKLSLEEKILIYEDRILATEKRNIAKEKLEYTRGQRLHAEEERKLAKALRKEKDISKQTRKVSKILKDLQKLISDERQLTQEKIKLTKLKRSLFVKESMLSTEQKKLDSKEWDFSKEHEEMTTDEKQLAKKQRKLAKEMRKVRKLEKRVAEEERRLAREHREIAQAEDREEIIEDIKEEIALLKEERRKRKQVKGVVTPKEQVYGQTDEVESEEIFSKEIENLLDEVEQESLSEAEEKKGEKEEEEKEEEEEEEEEEEEEEEEGEEEEEEEGEEEEKLKEKKKMKKKVVQEEAGGFEEEEESMSEEEKEEESMSEEEKEEESMSEEEKEEESKKILKRELLLKLQKERGKQLLGRKIILSVVQGVPLDKGSAIKLDVFKSPSRKSISEALEMGEKIPAPPMVKQISLGEKATSPSRKIPSRKSISVIDEEKELLPIYKPTSLYVLDKILESPKQDIKTPLKPHIFKETLEAQKRKLLRSKWKWFLQRHPSLIGKTKVQFSLAQILAGKYPEASLSDVEWIHNVLEQMEAGEELSRDSFHRLYQLLKDLTSKGDLEWLHQAKLEAIVYTHEQAMESRSTGTLKSSREFMSQKRLKVIPPIKKKEKESWLEPLAVPTPKPPLVTKRFTDPKAINWHLLGEPYRNRRIQQLSDALKEMETQHFYPTTKDIFLDPHASVEKQTLALVFQKDLWDIKGKGRFPKLPKLEKKTQPISKKKEEEVPRWETFVAMYHVLRMLQQRYASDTTAWMKEFHQLMDLYQLKSPQIQRLLQELLLREEPQSQGIIYKEALKAMDLVPGERLFYCLVCGGSHTQRRPLKFQGVIPLPGQNNVHTILSIGIAQYGILELAWKSLPQADIHLTKELPYIFTPTL is encoded by the exons ATGTCGTCCCCCCGACTCATTCCCACATGGAAGGATTTTAAAAACGCTGTAAATGACatcatagaagaaaaaaag caa CCTTCAGATGActcaaataaagaaataattgtGCTGAGTGACCGGTCCCAGACACTGTTTAAAGAATCTCGTTATCCTCAAAATATGCCAGTTGTATGTCATTACTTCACTGAGGCCTACTTCTTTGCCTCCCTCTCTTGGGTGACATCCTACACAAAAGAAATACAG GCTGTAGTATGGATGAAGAGCAAATCTGAGGACATGGTTGAGAAAAAAACATTCTCCATGACTGAGCGACTGCCACCCATTCAGTCAATGGTCCACGCAGGTTCCTTTCATATCCTCGTGGTCTACTGTGGTGACCTGCTCCTGCGGCTTTTTGGAGACCACTTTCGGGCATTCAAGCCACTAGGCATAGTGCCCTGCCGCTTCAATATCAACTGCCTCTGCTATGACCCAGAAGTGAAAATGCTTCTGTCTGGCATCCTGGGAGGCGTGGTCACCTGGGTCATTGAACAAAGTGGCAGGGGCCTCCAAATAGCCAACATGTTTTCCATGCCTGGTGACGAGGTTGTCCAGGACATCGTGCTGAATGGCCCCAACGGCTCCCTCCTAGCTCTGTGTGAGACTGTAGTGAGGGTCCTTGAGCACCAGGGCCAAGGCCATCTGGGAGAGGCAAAGAAGTTCCTATCCAGCAGTGGCTCCTCTATCACCTGCTGCTTCACCTGTATTGATCAGGGCTTTCTCTATGCTGGAAACAAGAGTGGGGAAATCCAGGTATGGAGCCTCACTCGAAGCCATCCCCTCCACAGTTTCAAGGCCCATTCCTCATTAGTGGTATGTATTCACAGCCGGCCAGAGGCCCACACCTtgctaacagctggcagagaaggCACAATCAAGGAGTGGAACCTGACTTCAGGTAACCTGCTTCGGCGACTAGAACTTGGTGAGGAGCTGTATGACCTCCAGTTCATTGATGACACTACTTTCTTCTGCCAAACTACCCATAGTTTTTCATTGCGCCGACTGCCCTTCTTCTATACCCTCTTCAACGTCTGTGGTTCTACTCCACAGCAGGTGCGTCGAATCTGCTGTGGAGAAAACTGGTTCCGGATCTTGTGTACTACAGAGGATGGCCTGTTGCGTTTTGTGTCCCCACTAACAGGGGAGCTTCTGATTCTCACCTGGCCCTTCTCAATCTTGGACAATGCTGTGGATTGGGCCTATGATCCAGGAAAAGAGGAGCTCTTTGTGGCAACAGGTGGCTCAGAGGTGCTGGTGTTTGACACAACCCGCTGCCCTTGCCCAGCTAAGTATCTTTTAGGCACATCACCAGATTCTCATGACTTTGTACAATGTCTGGCTTATGGGCATTTCCACCTGGGGCGGGGGCTAGAAGGACTGATATTCTCTGGGCACCAGAGTGGTATGATAAGAGTGCTCTCCCAGCACAGCTGTGCCCGAGTAGAGAAATTAGTGCATTTTGGGGCTGTACTGGCACTTTCTACAATGTCTGGAGGGATTCTTGCTAGCCGAGAAAACACTTTGCTATGTTCCTATGGAATGGATGACTATATACACCTGTCAGAAGCTGTGTTATCTGAGATCAGAGTACAACTGCAGCCCCTTGCCAGCATTCTCAGTAGCTGTCACCTAAAACACCTGATACTATTGCCTAAGTCTGTGGGTGCCATCACAGACACCAGCCGCCTGCGTCTCTGGAAGTTCCATGATTTTCTGTCTTCCGTGTCACAGGAAAGCTCAAAGTTCATTGAGACTTTGCCTCTGCACCAATGTGCCATCACATCCTTTGATGTCTGCTTGCCCTTGAGTCTTTTTGTCACAGGTGGTATTGATGGCTCTGTCCGGATATGGGACTTTCATGGTAGACTCATAGCCATGCTGGACTCTTCACTGCACTTTGGCCCACTCTGCTTTGCTAATGATCGGGGTGACCTACTTGTGACTTTCAACCAGAGTCTGTATCTGGTATCTTGCTTAAAACTGCTTCCCTCGTCTGTGCTGTCCCGCCTTTCCTTTATGACTATGACAGATGAAGTACTAGAAGCCCCTAAGCCTTTTATACCAGgctttttcttctcctttgagACCATGTTTGTGCCCAAGTATATCTACCATGTTCGTAGAAAACAGGAATTGGTGGGTCTGAAGACTCTTGTCAATAAGCGGGCCATTGCCTTTGACCATTCTGTGCCACATGTCATAGAAGAAGATAAAAATGGAGGCCCTGTATTACTGCACACCACCACACATGATACTTTGGAAAAGACGGGAACTGACGGGACAGAGATGAAAAAACCTCACCATACCCATTATGTGGCTCCTCCCCAGTTACAGCTGACTTACTGGGATGGACTCAACCCTTATCAGATATTGCGATGCTACTTTGGTCATGGGAGGAAATGGCTCCTTGCCCCTGATTGCTACATCCCCAACTCAGTGATCCGTGCCCGTCTATGGCCAGAgggatgtccaatatacttacagTGCAATCTGCACTCACCCATGCGGGAATTGGAATGGGAAAAGTCCGAACCATTCTTCTTTTGGCATGGCAGGGGAAGAGCTGTAAGTGATCTAGGAGAATTTGCACAGGAGGAGGATGAAAGCCTTATAAAATCAAGAATAATCAGGGATATAAACGAGGGTCTTCTTACAGATGCAGCAAATCGCAGTTGGCTGGGAAGAAAAATGAGTGAAATGAATGAAATAGCTGTTAGTAGCCTGATTGAGACAATCCTTAGTGTTATGATCCATGCTGTCCCACTGAAGTACCAGTGCTGCATTGGTGCACTAGGGCAAATCTTTGCCTCTTATCAGGTGTCTCCACCCCTGCGCTCTGAGACAGCCCATCGTCTGCTGGATGATACGACCAATTCTAACCCATTGATCCGAGAATTAGCCTGGGAAGGGTTGAAGCGTCTAGGAATGATTACTCATCTCTTTGCCTTGCCTTTGGCTCAAGGATTAATGGATAAGGACCAAAGAGTGAGGAGCAAGGCACTAAGTCTTATGGCCGATACTGGAATCCACACTAAGACCTCACTCTTAAACTTGATCCAGAAAGAAGAAACTTACAGGGATATGCA GCAAGAGATGGTTGGGGAGGAATCCCTGGATCTTCTGCTGGGGATGCGACCCTCAGATCTCCAAATCCTTCACACTCAAGTGGAGCAGCGACTAAATGAAAATCTGACCTTGGCAAAAGGAGATAAAAAGCCTGATTTCTCTTTGGATGTCTCAAAGATTTCTGAACAAATATACCCTCCTACACAACATCTTTCGTTTTCTGAAGAATATGAATTCAAGCCCAGCAAAGGTCCAAAACGGAGCCGAGGAGGAGGCAGAAAGCAGA CCCGAAAATGGTTGCGAAGTCTCAGAAGGATGAAAGAGGGAGACACTAAACAGATTGGCATAGAGCCAGGTCCTGTAGAGGGTGAAAGTGAAGAGGTACCAATTGAGATAGAGGACATAATTTCCAGGTCTTCAACTGTCAGTTTAATAAAAGGCTCAAGAGAGGCTGAACTTTCAGATAGAGATTCCTCAAAGGAACACATTGCTCTGACCCTGAAGATGCTGAAGAAAACACGTGTCAAAAGAGGCAAGAAAGCAACAGCTCAGAAACCCACAAGAGTGCACAAGAAGAAAAGATCAGAACCTGAAGAGTTAATCGAAGAACCTCTACATCCTGTCGTGGAAAAACAAGTTGCAAAAAAAGTTAAAGTCTCTGGGCGGGGTGCTTCTGGAGTGGCTGGCCAGAGGGTTATCCCTGGAGATATCTCCACATGGCGGGATGACTTGTGTCGTCTTATGACCCTGAGGATATCTGGTTCCCAAACAAAAATGTCAGAAGATCTAAACAGGGAGTTAGTGACTGTGGCTCAGGAGATGCTGGCAGATCGGCGACCCAGCTGGGAACTCTTTCAGAAGATCTGCCCAGTGctgaagaaagaaagtgaggaagtaCTTGAGGATGAGGACTGGGATGAAGTCTGGCCAGAGGAAAGAACAATTTCTATCCATGAAGAAGCAATTAGAGAAGACATGGTAATTAGAGGTAAGGAAGAGATATCAAAGGaacaagaagaagagcaaaaggaagaaaaggacatGCAAGGCTTGGAAGAAGTGATAACAAAAAAAGGCAAAAAgaagaaagttttatttttagaatcaGGTGACCTAGTCAAGGGAAAACCAAagtcaaagaaagaagaaaagaaacctgAAAAGAAACCCTCTAAGAAGGTATctaggcaagagaagaaaataagtcaggaagaaaagagagtaagtaaaaaagagagggaaatgatcaaaggagagagagaggtaaTTGAACAAATTAGAAAAAGGGCTAAACCCAAAAAGGAAGTGGTTGagccagaagaaaaaaaagataaggtTGAGAGGAAGTTGTCATGGCAGGAATGGAAGAAATCCTGGGATCAGTGGAGACAGGCCTACAATGAGAGGAAGATACCCTGGGATCAATGGAAGCAAGAATGGGACAGTAGCCATGTTCAGGAAGAGGAGGATGAAGGGGAGCTAATGCCAGATGAGGAAACACAGAAGGGGAAGAAGAAGCTGACATGGGATGAGTGGAAACAGATATGGGAAAGATTGATGCCATCCAAATCCAAGGATGAGAAAGAATGGACCCTGGAGGAAGAAGTGTCTGAGGAgtcggaagaagaagaagagttggtcacagcagagcagagacagatccaggaagaACAGAAACAAGCCAGGATAAACAAGGAACATGCCAAAGATGAAAGAAAACGAgccaaagaagagagaaaattagcaaaagaagaagagaaacttgcacaagaagagagaaaactggcTCAGGAAGAGAGAAAACTTGCCCAAGAATATCTGAAAGCATTCCTGAGAGATGGGAAAATGGCCCAGGGAGAGGGGACATTTGCCTATAAAgaggaaaaactggctgaaaggGAAGAGAACCTAAACCAGGAAGCAGAACGAGTAgcccagaaaaagaagaaactggccaagaaatcagagaaaatagCTCAACAAGAGGAGAAACTAGCCAAGAAAGCAGAGAAAATAGCTGATACAAAAAATGTATTGGGCAAGAAAATGGACATACTAACCTTTAAGGAAACGAGTCTAGAAGGGCAAGAAAAGGAGCTGGGCAAAGAAATGAAGGGACTAGCATGGGACATGGAAGAACTGGCTAGGAAAGAAATTCCACTGATTGAGGAAGAAGGAAGACTGgttgaagaaaagaagaaactgGATCAGGAGGAGGAGACACTGGCCTCACAGGAG GGGAATCTGATTATGGAAGAGGATAAACTGGCTCAGGAAGAAGAGCTGCTGATCCAGGAAGAGGATAAGCTGGCCCAGGACAAGGAAAAAATgcctgagaaagagaaagaccTGGCCAAGAGAAGGGAGAAACTGATGCAGAACAAAGAGGAACTGGCCCAGGAATGGCAAACACTGAACCATAACAAGGAAGAACTTGCACAGAATAAGAAGAGACTGGTCCAGAAAGAGGAGAACCTCGccgaagaaaagaagaaattggctcaggaaaaagaaaaattggctcagaggaaaaataatttcctccatattaaagaaaaaatttccCAGGGGAGAGAGCAATTAGCTCAATTAAAGATTAAGATGGATGTGTACAAGGAGAAGATAGTTCAGGGAGAGCAGAGGCTGAAAAAGGAGCAGGAGGCAGTGGCCCGGAAAAAGGAAAAACTGGCTGCTAGAGAGAAGAAACTGATTCAAACAGAtgcaattttgggtgaaaaacagGTGAAATTAGCCCAGGAAAAAATGCAGCTGGCTGAGGAGAAGAAGGCAATGTTTCAAGAGAAGAAACTGCTCAGAGAAGAGCAGGATATTGCTAAGGAAGAAAAGGCATTGAACACAGAAATGCAGAAGGTAGTCCAAGAGAGGACAAGGTTGAATGAGATAGAAATGCTCTCCACAAAGGGAGAAATCCCCGAACAGGCAAAACTGACTGAGCTTGAAATGGCACAAATGAAGAAGAAACTGTCACTAGAGGAGAAGATACTAATCTATGAAGATAGAAttttggctacagagaaaaggaacatTGCCAAAGAAAAACTGGAATATACTAGAGGGCAGAGACTACATGCTGAAGAAGAAAGGAAGTTAGCCAAAGcattaaggaaagaaaaggatATTTCCAAGCAAACAAGAAAAGTCAGCAAAATCTTAAAGGATCTTCAAAAACTTATCAGTGATGAAAGGCAACTAACCCAggaaaaaataaagttgaccaagtTAAAGAGGTCACTCTTTGTTAAGGAGAGCATGTTGAGCACGGAACAGAAGAAACTTGATAGCAAAGAGTGGGATTTTTCTAAGGAACATGAAGAAATGACCACAGATGAGAAGCAACTGGCTAAGAAACAGAGAAAACTGGCCAAGGAAATGAGAAAAGTGAGAAAACTAGAGAAAAGAGTGGCTGAGGAAGAAAGAAGATTAGCCAGGGAACATAGAGAAATTGCACAGGCTGAAGACAGGGAAGAAATAATAGAGGATATAAAAGAAGAAATTGCACTCCTTAAAGaagagaggagaaaaagaaaacaggtaAAGGGAGTTGTTACCCCAAAGGAACAGGTTTATGGTCAAACAGATGAGGTGGAAAGTGAAGAGATATTTtctaaagaaatagaaaacctaTTAGATGAAGTAGAGCAAGAGAGTTTATCTGAGGCAGaggagaaaaaaggagagaaggaagaggaagagaaagaggaagaggaagaagaggaggaggaagaggaggaggaggaggaagaaggagaggaagaggaggaggaagaaggagaggaagaggagaagctaaaggag aagaaaaagatgaaaaagaaggtggtacaggaggagGCGGGAGGGtttgaggaggaagaagaaagcatgagtgaggaagaaaaggaagaagaaagtatgagtgaggaagaaaaggaagaagaaagcatgagtgaggaagaaaaggaagaagaaagcaaGA AGATCTTAAAAAGAGAACTACTACTTAAGTtacaaaaagaaagaggaaagcaaCTACTAGGAAGGAAAATTATCCTTTCTGTAGTACAAGGTGTCCCTCTAGACAAAGGCAGTGCTATAAAGTTGGATGTTTTCAAAAGCCCTTCTAGGAAAAGCATCTCAGAAGCTCTGGAGATGGGAGAGAAGATACCCGCACCACCGATGGTAAAACAGATATCCTTGGGAGAAAAGGCCACAAGCCCTTCCAGAAAAATCCCTTCCAGAAAAAGCATCTCA GtgatagatgaagaaaaagaactgttaccaatatataagcccacATCTCTATATGTTTTAGATAAAATTTTGGAGTCCCCAAAACAGGACATAAAGACACCACTCAAGCCCCACATATTTAAAGAGACCCTGGAAGCTCAGAAACGCAAACTACTACGATCGAAGTGGAAGTGGTTTTTGCAGCGTCATCCATCTCTCATTGGAAAGACTAAGGTACAGTTCTCTCTCGCTCAAATTCTGGCTGGGAAATATCCAGAGGCAAGCCTCTCAGATGTAGAGTGGATCCACAATGTTCTAGAACAGATGGAAGCAGGAGAAGAGCTTTCCAGGGATAGTTTCCATAGACTGTATCAGCTCCTTAAAGACCTCACCTCAAAGGGAGACTTAGAATGGCTGCATCAAGCAAAACTTGAAGCCATTGTGTACACTCACGAGCAGGCCATGGAATCACGAAGCACAGGGACCTTAAAATCCAGTAGGGAGTTCATGAGTCAAAAACGCCTAAAAGTGATTCCTCctataaaaaaaaaggaaaaggagagtTGGCTAGAACCTTTGGCTGTCCCCACACCAAAGCCCCCATTAGTGACCAAGAGGTTTACAGACCCAAAGGCTATAAATTGGCATCTTCTGGGGGAGCCTTACAGAAATAGACGAATACAGCAGTTATCAGATGCTCTCAAAGAGATGGAGACACAACACTTTTATCCTACCACAAAAGACATTTTTCTGGATCCCCATGCTTCTGTGGAAAAACAAACCCTGGCACTAGTATTTCAAAAGGACTTATGGGATATTAAGGGTAAGGGCAGGTTTCCCAAATTGCCCAAGTTGGAGAAGAAGACACAGCCCATctctaaaaaaaaggaagaagaggtaCCACGATGGGAGACATTTGTGGCCATGTACCACGTTTTGCGGATGCTTCAGCAGCGATATGCCAGTGATACAACTGCATGGATGAAAGAGTTCCACCAGCTCATGGACCTGTACCAGCTTAAGTCCCCCCAAATCCAGAGGCTGCTACAAGAGCTGCTTCTGAGAGAGGAACCTCAATCCCAAGGCATCATTTACAAAGAGGCCCTAAAGGCCATGGATCTAGTACCTGGGGAGCGGTTATTCTATTGCTTGGTTTGTGGGGGCTCTCACACCCAAAGAAGACCTCTTAAGTTCCAGGGTGTAATACCCCTCCCTGGACAGAATAACGTGCATACTATCCTTTCCATAGGCATTGCCCAGTATGGAAtcttagaacttgcctggaagagCCTGCCCCAGGCTGATATTCACCTGACCAAGGAATTGCCCTACATCTTTACTCCCACTCTCTAA